One region of Triticum aestivum cultivar Chinese Spring chromosome 6B, IWGSC CS RefSeq v2.1, whole genome shotgun sequence genomic DNA includes:
- the LOC123134098 gene encoding cytochrome P450 89A2-like has translation MELITTAWSSFPLLIALSPALAASALYLLHGRHGGPKKGTGKALPPGPPGLLFLARFLALRRSVFHLGPILRDLHARYGPVVSVRLSRTLVFVADRRLAHRVLVQGGATFADRPPLSDPGLLFTSGARDISTSPYGAYWRMVRRNLAAEALHPARVALYAPARRRARDSLVRDLLRARGAGDDVAVRPAFRRAMFELLEEVQELQLRILRSITSFPIFSFFPVLTKRLFRRRWDGYVAVRRRQDEIFLPLIRARRERDADGPPCYADSLLALRVAEEGGRPLTDAEAVCLCSEFLNGGTDTTVTSLEWIMAELVNRPDMQSKVYEEFKDKTEVDDGDLQSTLYLKAVVLEGLRLHPPGHFLLPHGVQSDGAEVGGHAVPKGAEVNFLVADFGRDEAAWTAANEFRPERFLEGGEGYGVDLTGSREIKMMPFGAGRRMCPGYTLGMLHVEYFVGSLVRELEWLPAVEGQEVDMTEELDFTTVMKHPLRARVVPRP, from the exons ATGGAGCTCATCACCACCGCCTGGTCATCCTTTCCCCTGCTCATCGCGCTCTCCCCCGCCCTCGCCGCCTCGGCCCTCTACTTGCTGCACGGCCGTCACGGGGGGCCGAAGAAGGGGACAGGCAAGGCTCTCCCTCCCGGCCCGCCGGGGCTGCTCTTCCTGGCCAGGTTCCTGGCGCTCCGGCGATCCGTCTTCCACCTCGGCCCGATCCTCCGCGACCTGCACGCGCGCTACGGCCCCGTCGTCTCCGTCCGCCTCTCCCGCACGCTCGTCTTCGTCGCCGACCGCCGCCTCGCGCACCGCGTGCTCGTCCAGGGCGGCGCCACCTTCGCCGACCGCCCGCCGCTCTCCGACCCCGGGCTGCTCTTCACCTCCGGCGCCCGCGACATCAGCACCTCGCCCTACGGCGCCTACTGGCGCATGGTCCGCCGCAACCTCGCCGCCGAGGCCCTGCACCCGGCCCGCGTCGCGCTCTAcgcgccggcgaggcggcgcgcgcgGGACTCGCTCGTCCGCGACCTCCTCCGCGCGCGCGGCGCTGGCGATGACGTCGCGGTGAGGCCGGCGTTCCGGCGCGCCATGTTCGAGCTGCTCGAGGAGGTCCAGGAGCTGCAGCTGCGGATCCTGCGCTCCATCACCAGCTTCCccatcttctccttcttcccggtgcTCACCAAGCGGCTCTTCCGGCGGCGGTGGGACGGGTACGTGGCCGTGCGCCGCAGGCAGGACGAGATCTTCCTCCCGCTGATCCGCGCCAGACGAGAGCGGGACGCTGACGGCCCTCCGTGCTACGCCGACTCCCTCCTCGCGCTGCGCGTGGCCGAGGAGGGCGGCCGCCCGCTCACGGACGCCGAGGCGGTCTGCCTCTGCTCCGAGTTTTTGAACGGCGGCACCGACACAACGGTCACCTCACTAGAGTGGATCATGGCGGAGCTGGTGAATCGCCCCGACATGCAATCT AAG GTCTACGAGGAATTCAAAGACAAGACAGAGGTCGACGACGGGGACCTGCAGTCGACGCTGTACCTAAAGGCCGTGGTGCTCGAGGGGCTCCGGCTGCATCCGCCGGGCCACTTCCTCCTCCCGCACGGCGTGCAGAGCGACGGCGCGGAGGTCGGGGGGCACGCGGTGCCCAAAGGCGCGGAGGTCAACTTCCTGGTCGCCGACTTCGGGCGCGACgaggcggcgtggacggcagcgaaTGAGTTTCGACCGGAGCGGTTCTTGGAGGGCGGAGAGGGGTACGGCGTGGACCTCACGGGGAGCAGGGAGATCAAGATGATGCCTTTTGGTGCTGGCCGCAGGATGTGCCCGGGATACACGCTTGGCATGCTGCACGTGGAGTACTTCGTCGGCAGCCTCGTGAGGGAGCTGGAGTGGCTTCCGGCGGTGGAGGGGCAGGAGGTGGACATGACCGAGGAACTGGATTTCACCACCGTGATGAAGCATCCGCTCCGTGCTCGCGTTGTCCCGAGGCCTTGA